One part of the Actinomyces howellii genome encodes these proteins:
- a CDS encoding LacI family DNA-binding transcriptional regulator encodes MHERITLSDIAEQAGVSTATVSRVLNGKSNVAEVTRRQVLAALDVLGYERPETLHRASKGLVGLVVPELSNPIFPLYAQEIEQLLASGGHTPLLCTQTPGGTSEDEYVEMLVDRGVAGIVFVSGRHSDTGGDVTRYQRLRERGVPLVTINGNAPTIKAPGFTTDDRAAARMAVDHLLSLGHRRIGLAMGPGRMVPAQRKRAGYEDAVSTALPDEPLRIVETLYTYEGGASAARQLLEHGCTGIVCSSDIMALGVISGARAAGLVVPDDLSVIGYDDSPLIPMTDPPLTTVRQPVEAICRAAVTTLLASIGGEQPDDTEMLFTPDLIVRGSTAPAQ; translated from the coding sequence GTGCACGAGCGCATCACCCTGTCCGACATCGCCGAGCAGGCCGGGGTGTCGACGGCCACCGTCTCGCGTGTCCTCAACGGCAAGTCGAATGTCGCCGAGGTGACCCGCAGGCAGGTGCTCGCCGCCCTCGACGTGCTGGGCTACGAGCGGCCCGAGACCCTGCACCGGGCCTCCAAGGGCCTGGTCGGGCTCGTCGTCCCCGAGCTGAGCAACCCGATCTTCCCCCTGTACGCCCAGGAGATCGAGCAGCTCCTCGCCTCGGGCGGACACACCCCGTTGCTGTGCACGCAGACCCCTGGAGGCACGAGCGAGGACGAGTACGTCGAGATGCTCGTCGACCGGGGCGTGGCCGGCATCGTCTTCGTGTCGGGGCGCCACTCCGACACCGGCGGTGACGTCACCCGCTACCAGCGCCTGCGCGAGCGAGGCGTGCCGCTGGTGACGATCAACGGCAACGCCCCGACGATCAAGGCCCCGGGCTTCACCACCGACGACCGGGCGGCGGCCCGCATGGCCGTCGACCACCTCCTCAGCCTCGGGCACCGGCGCATCGGCCTGGCCATGGGCCCGGGCCGCATGGTCCCCGCCCAGCGCAAGCGCGCGGGCTACGAGGACGCGGTAAGCACGGCCCTGCCCGACGAGCCGCTGCGCATCGTCGAGACCCTCTACACCTACGAGGGCGGCGCCAGCGCCGCCCGCCAGCTCCTCGAGCACGGCTGCACCGGGATCGTGTGCTCCTCGGACATCATGGCCCTGGGCGTCATCTCGGGGGCGCGGGCCGCCGGCCTCGTCGTCCCCGACGACCTGTCGGTCATCGGCTACGACGACTCCCCGCTCATCCCCATGACCGACCCGCCCCTGACGACCGTGCGCCAGCCGGTCGAGGCGATCTGCCGGGCCGCGGTCACCACCCTGCTGGCCTCGATCGGGGGCGAGCAGCCGGATGACACCGAGATGCTCTTCACCCCCGACCTCATCGTGCGCGGATCGACCGCCCCGGCACAGTAG
- a CDS encoding glycerate kinase: MRVLLAPGGMHPQPHGVPLTELGLGAGAVAEALARGWARSRPGDGLRLLPLPDGGAGGAAELPAGTVAARLDLRGTGPTGQERGARLVRLGPGCDAPGTWFLDAAALCPVPADPDQARREAEEGSTAGIGQVLGAALEVVGPDEELVVGMARTAVHDGGAGLIEALGGSGPAVRALRGRRLVLALADTSPLGGLSGAGRALAELADLGPETAQEVDRRACARATGLSTDLASRVERAGQGERVPRVGLAAAAPVPTVTAWGTGAGGGCALVLRALGARALPGARVMAALLGLEGALGDRDLVLTSAGEAFDVLEDCVPQVVGRAAGALALPAVLVAGRAGVPRGELAAAGLCASYGLEDSRAAAPAWDSGGAGAVAARLEAIGERLARTWSR; this comes from the coding sequence CTCGCCCCGGGGGGCATGCACCCCCAGCCGCACGGTGTCCCCCTGACCGAGCTCGGCCTGGGCGCCGGCGCGGTGGCCGAGGCCCTGGCACGAGGGTGGGCACGGTCCCGTCCCGGGGACGGCCTGCGCCTGCTGCCGCTGCCCGACGGCGGCGCGGGCGGCGCCGCAGAGCTCCCGGCGGGGACGGTCGCCGCCCGCCTGGACCTCAGGGGCACGGGGCCCACCGGCCAGGAGCGAGGAGCGCGGCTCGTTCGCCTGGGACCGGGCTGCGACGCGCCGGGCACCTGGTTCCTCGACGCCGCGGCCCTCTGCCCCGTTCCGGCCGACCCCGACCAGGCCCGCCGGGAGGCTGAGGAGGGCAGCACGGCAGGCATCGGCCAGGTCCTGGGAGCCGCCCTCGAGGTGGTCGGGCCCGACGAGGAGCTCGTCGTGGGCATGGCGCGCACGGCGGTGCACGACGGCGGGGCGGGCCTCATCGAGGCCCTGGGCGGGTCGGGGCCAGCGGTCCGGGCGCTGCGCGGGCGCCGTCTCGTCCTGGCGCTGGCCGACACCTCCCCCCTGGGCGGGCTGAGCGGGGCCGGCCGGGCGCTGGCGGAGCTCGCCGACCTGGGGCCTGAGACCGCCCAGGAGGTGGACCGGCGGGCCTGTGCCCGGGCCACCGGCCTGAGCACCGACCTGGCCTCCCGTGTGGAGCGGGCAGGGCAGGGCGAGCGGGTGCCGCGGGTCGGGCTCGCCGCGGCGGCGCCGGTCCCGACCGTGACCGCCTGGGGGACCGGGGCCGGCGGCGGCTGCGCCCTCGTCCTGCGAGCCCTGGGCGCCCGGGCGCTGCCCGGGGCGCGGGTCATGGCGGCCCTGCTCGGCCTCGAGGGGGCCCTGGGGGACCGGGACCTCGTGCTCACCTCGGCCGGGGAGGCCTTCGACGTGCTCGAGGACTGCGTGCCCCAGGTCGTCGGGAGGGCGGCCGGGGCGCTGGCCCTGCCGGCGGTCCTCGTCGCGGGCAGGGCGGGCGTGCCCCGCGGGGAGCTGGCGGCTGCGGGCCTGTGCGCCTCCTACGGCCTCGAGGACTCCCGGGCCGCGGCGCCCGCGTGGGACTCAGGCGGCGCGGGAGCCGTGGCGGCGCGTCTCGAGGCGATCGGGGAGCGCCTGGCCCGGACCTGGTCGCGCTGA